A region from the Candidatus Cloacimonadota bacterium genome encodes:
- a CDS encoding septal ring lytic transglycosylase RlpA family protein: MVTSYYGKKFHGKPTSSGETFDMNGFTAAHKTLPFGTRLKVTNEDNGKTVTVRVNDRGPFKAGRDLDLSYGAAKKIGLIAAGVKTLKVEILE; encoded by the coding sequence ATGGTAACCTCTTATTATGGAAAAAAATTTCATGGGAAACCAACTTCCAGCGGTGAGACTTTTGATATGAATGGTTTTACTGCTGCCCATAAAACACTTCCTTTCGGGACAAGGCTGAAAGTGACGAATGAAGATAACGGAAAAACAGTAACGGTTCGTGTTAATGATAGAGGACCATTCAAAGCAGGTCGAGACCTCGATCTTTCTTATGGAGCAGCAAAAAAAATTGGATTGATCGCTGCTGGTGTGAAAACTCTTAAAGTTGAGATTTTGGAGTAG